The Rhizobium sp. WSM4643 genome contains the following window.
GTAGTCGAGCGCTGAAAAACCGTGATTGGTGGCGGAGACGAATACATTGTTGACGTCGAGCAGAAGACCGCAGCCGGTGCGCCGGACGATGGCGCCGATGAACTCGGTCTCGCTCATCGTCGATTGGCGGAACGTCACATAGGTGGATGGATTCTCCAGAAGGATCGGGCGTCTGATGGTCTCCTGGACTTCCTCGATATGCTCGCAAACCCGCGCCAGGCTTTCTCGTGTGTAGGGAAGGGGCAGGAGGTCGTTGAGGAAGGTCGTCCGATGCGTCGACCAGGCTAGGTGCTCGGACACCAGAGCTGGTTCGTAGCGTTCGACGAGAGAGCGGAAACGTTCAAGATGGGCCCGGTCGAGCGGCTGAGGTCCGCCGATCGACATGCACACGCCGTGGAGCGACACCGGATTGTCACGGCGGATCTGTTCGAGAATACGATGCGGCGGCCCGCCGGCCCCCATATAATTCTCGGCATGGACTTCGAAGAACCCGCGATGAGGCCCCTCCGCGGCTATGGCGGCAAAATGCTCGTGCTTGAAGCTCGTCCCCGCGAGCCCCTCGATCGGATGGCGGGGAAAGCGGAGAGCAGTTGCCGCAGACGCGGTCGTTGAAATTCGATCGGTGGTCATGGCGTCTCTCCGCCCCCTCATTGTCATCGCTGTCGCGTGTAGAAATTACATTGCCTTCAGCGTGCCGTGCTTGCCGTTCGGCAGGACGATGGAGGTGCAGGTGCCGCCCCGTACGAACTTCCAGGAATCGCCCTGGAAGTCGACTGTCGAGGTCCCCTGGCAGGACGTGCCGGCGCCGGCTGCACAATCATTCTGGCCCTTCAGGGCAACGCCGAAGCATTTTTCCTTGTGAGCGGCGGTTGCAGCGGCGCCCTCAGCTTTGGTGAGCGGTGCG
Protein-coding sequences here:
- the bufB gene encoding MNIO family bufferin maturase — translated: MTTDRISTTASAATALRFPRHPIEGLAGTSFKHEHFAAIAAEGPHRGFFEVHAENYMGAGGPPHRILEQIRRDNPVSLHGVCMSIGGPQPLDRAHLERFRSLVERYEPALVSEHLAWSTHRTTFLNDLLPLPYTRESLARVCEHIEEVQETIRRPILLENPSTYVTFRQSTMSETEFIGAIVRRTGCGLLLDVNNVFVSATNHGFSALDYLSDFPIAAVGEIHLAGHAEQTDDEDELLLIDSHDGPVADAVWKLYEIVIGRSGPIPTLIEWDSNIPDWPILRGEALAAQAIMDLHGSIALQDQSHVAA
- a CDS encoding BufA1 family periplasmic bufferin-type metallophore gives rise to the protein MSIKSTINSVVLAGAVTTALASMAGAAPLTKAEGAAATAAHKEKCFGVALKGQNDCAAGAGTSCQGTSTVDFQGDSWKFVRGGTCTSIVLPNGKHGTLKAM